A window of the Thermoleophilia bacterium SCSIO 60948 genome harbors these coding sequences:
- a CDS encoding lactoylglutathione lyase, protein MGYLHTCYRITDIDRSVAFYEALGFEEVRRKPIGDEAINVFMNMPEDGGEPRLELTWNRDQEGPYDLGTGYNHIAISTSDIEARLEQLAEQGIEPEKPPYRVGGRPDGTLICFVRDPDDYRIELIQR, encoded by the coding sequence ATGGGCTACCTGCACACCTGTTACCGGATCACCGACATCGATCGCTCCGTCGCGTTCTACGAGGCGCTCGGCTTCGAGGAGGTGCGGCGCAAGCCGATCGGCGACGAGGCGATAAACGTCTTCATGAACATGCCCGAGGACGGCGGTGAACCGCGCCTTGAGCTGACCTGGAACCGCGACCAGGAGGGTCCTTACGACCTCGGCACGGGCTACAACCACATCGCGATCTCGACCTCGGACATCGAAGCGCGGCTCGAGCAGCTCGCCGAGCAGGGGATCGAGCCCGAGAAGCCGCCCTACCGCGTCGGCGGCAGGCCGGACGGCACGCTGATCTGCTTCGTCCGCGACCCCGACGACTACCGGATCGAGCTGATCCAGCGCTAG
- a CDS encoding lipase — protein sequence MPARGHRRSSATAPLLILAFALAGLLAAGPASAARPFAPLGQPGPKLTVPKSKLKASLECSIGIRNARKQPVLLLAATGVNSDQNFSWNYERAFEQTDRPFCVSDQPQNRNPGGRDSNLGDIQLRGQYVTYAIRRTHALANRRIATMGHSQGGMVMRWPLRFWPGTRKMVADVIGFAGSNHGTTQAERDCGGCAPANAQQAADSRFIAALNSRAETFRGISYTEIYTAADAVVTPNGDENGSSALRTGKGKITNVATQDVCPNNTADHLSIGTMDPVAYALADDALRHRGPADPSRLDTPALCAEVLQPGANPATVTADALTAAAALAANEAAYPQVDREPRLKRYVFKRR from the coding sequence ATGCCAGCTCGAGGTCACCGCCGCTCGTCGGCCACCGCTCCCCTGTTGATTCTCGCCTTCGCGCTCGCCGGCCTCCTCGCCGCGGGGCCCGCCTCGGCCGCGCGCCCGTTCGCCCCGCTCGGCCAGCCGGGGCCGAAGCTCACCGTCCCGAAGAGCAAGCTCAAGGCGAGCCTCGAATGCTCGATCGGAATCCGCAACGCGCGCAAGCAGCCCGTCCTGTTGCTCGCCGCCACCGGCGTCAACTCCGACCAGAACTTCTCGTGGAACTACGAGCGCGCGTTCGAGCAGACCGACCGGCCGTTCTGCGTCTCCGACCAACCGCAGAACCGCAACCCCGGCGGCCGCGACTCGAACCTCGGTGACATCCAACTCCGCGGTCAGTACGTGACCTACGCGATCCGCCGCACGCACGCGCTCGCCAACCGCCGGATCGCGACGATGGGCCACTCGCAGGGTGGCATGGTGATGCGCTGGCCGCTTCGCTTCTGGCCCGGTACGCGGAAGATGGTCGCCGACGTGATCGGCTTCGCGGGCTCGAACCACGGCACGACGCAGGCCGAGCGCGACTGTGGCGGCTGCGCGCCGGCGAACGCTCAGCAGGCGGCCGATTCGCGTTTCATCGCGGCGCTCAACTCGCGAGCCGAGACGTTCAGGGGCATCTCCTACACCGAGATCTACACCGCCGCGGACGCGGTCGTCACTCCGAACGGCGACGAGAACGGCTCCTCGGCGCTCCGCACCGGCAAGGGCAAGATCACGAACGTCGCGACCCAGGACGTCTGCCCGAACAACACGGCCGACCACCTCTCGATCGGGACGATGGATCCGGTCGCCTACGCGCTCGCCGACGATGCCCTGCGCCACCGTGGTCCCGCCGACCCGTCCCGGCTCGACACGCCCGCGCTGTGCGCCGAGGTGCTCCAGCCCGGCGCGAACCCCGCGACCGTGACCGCCGACGCGCTGACGGCGGCAGCCGCGCTGGCGGCCAACGAGGCGGCCTATCCGCAGGTCGACCGCGAGCCGAGGCTGAAGCGCTACGTGTTCAAGCGGCGCTGA
- a CDS encoding diguanylate cyclase: protein MAWTRARTRRRATHLSIAIAIALATCAVQLLDPGNATRAGAFYTVAVAVASMSLGLRWGLAIVALSLGLDLLSDPQSFAGADMLARWPRLFVLIVVAITTARLTDRIRDALRASRQSEERFRRSFEDSHIGMAIVATKGEHAGAITEVNPALADLLRTPAEDLIGKKTIASFIPEEDAPAMAREMARLQSGEIPVLHREFEIVVPDGHRRWVSFTASMVRDEDGDPIYRISQIEDIDARRRAEDKLRWLADHDALTDLPNRRRFARELEAELGTRSRGAVVICDLDGFKQVNDTLGHPAGDRVLALVSELLRTSVRSGDIVARVGGDEFGVLLRRVDPDSVGPLVDKLVAQVDAGLELERTAEAPRVTLSAGSAWFDAVEGADPGELLDRADRAMYVVKQRHHRSRGGGLEGSEAAGAL, encoded by the coding sequence ATGGCCTGGACGCGAGCCAGAACCCGCCGCCGGGCGACCCACCTCTCGATCGCGATCGCGATCGCTCTCGCGACCTGCGCGGTCCAGCTGCTCGACCCGGGCAACGCGACCCGGGCCGGCGCCTTCTACACCGTCGCCGTCGCCGTCGCTTCGATGAGCCTCGGCCTGCGCTGGGGGCTGGCGATCGTCGCGCTCAGCCTCGGACTCGACCTACTGAGCGACCCGCAGAGCTTCGCCGGCGCCGACATGCTCGCGCGCTGGCCGCGGCTCTTCGTCCTGATCGTCGTCGCGATCACCACGGCGCGGCTCACCGACCGGATCCGCGACGCGCTGCGCGCGTCGCGCCAATCGGAAGAGCGCTTCAGGCGTTCGTTCGAGGACTCCCACATCGGGATGGCGATCGTGGCGACGAAGGGTGAGCACGCGGGCGCGATCACCGAGGTCAACCCTGCCCTTGCCGATCTGCTGCGAACGCCCGCCGAGGACCTCATCGGCAAGAAGACGATCGCCTCGTTCATCCCCGAAGAGGACGCCCCGGCGATGGCGCGCGAGATGGCGCGGCTTCAGAGCGGCGAGATCCCGGTCCTGCATCGCGAGTTCGAGATAGTCGTGCCCGACGGGCACCGCAGATGGGTCAGCTTCACCGCGTCGATGGTGCGAGACGAGGACGGCGATCCGATCTACCGGATCTCTCAGATCGAGGACATCGACGCGCGACGTCGCGCCGAGGACAAGCTGCGCTGGCTCGCCGACCACGACGCGCTCACCGATCTTCCCAACCGGCGCCGCTTCGCGCGCGAGCTCGAGGCCGAGCTCGGGACCCGCAGTCGCGGCGCCGTCGTGATCTGCGACCTCGACGGGTTCAAGCAGGTCAACGACACCCTGGGTCACCCCGCCGGGGACCGCGTGCTCGCGCTCGTCTCGGAGCTGCTCAGGACGAGCGTGCGAAGCGGCGACATCGTCGCGCGGGTGGGTGGGGACGAGTTCGGCGTGCTGCTGCGCCGGGTCGACCCCGACTCGGTCGGACCGCTGGTCGACAAGCTGGTGGCCCAGGTCGACGCGGGCCTCGAGCTCGAACGTACCGCCGAAGCGCCCCGGGTGACGCTCAGCGCCGGCAGCGCCTGGTTCGACGCCGTCGAGGGGGCCGACCCCGGCGAACTGCTCGACCGGGCCGATCGCGCGATGTACGTCGTCAAGCAGCGCCACCACCGCAGCCGCGGCGGGGGCCTCGAAGGGTCCGAGGCGGCCGGCGCGCTCTAG